The proteins below are encoded in one region of Ursus arctos isolate Adak ecotype North America unplaced genomic scaffold, UrsArc2.0 scaffold_24, whole genome shotgun sequence:
- the LOC113268942 gene encoding C-C motif chemokine 14-like, with protein MIISQHLFSPGASEVPTRSALPLRLLPTRRMKVSPARRMKVSMAAISLLLILITCALGRKAEFSSRGPYHPAECCVSYIAQAIPRHRITDYYETSSQCSRPGIVFMTKKGHSVCANPSDDWVQDYIKDLEGNE; from the exons ATGATCATTTCTCAACACCTCTTCAGCCCAGGAGCCTCCGAAGTCCCTACCAGGTCAGCTCTCCCCCTGCGGCTGCTCCCCACCAGGAGGATGAAGGTCTCCCCCGCCAGGAGGATGAAGGTCTCCATGGCAgccatctccctcctcctcatcctcatcaCCTGTGCCCTGGGGCGCAAGGCTGAATTCTCCTCAC GTGGACCTTACCACCCGGCCGAGTGCTGCGTCAGCTACATTGCCCAGGCAATCCCACGTCACCGGATCACAGATTATTATGAGACCAGCAGCCAGTGCTCCAGGCCTGGGATTGT CTTCATGACCAAAAAGGGCCATTCCGTATGTGCCAACCCCAGTGATGACTGGGTCCAGGACTACATCAAGGACCTGGAGGGAAATGAGTGA